The sequence below is a genomic window from Phaeodactylum tricornutum CCAP 1055/1 chromosome 14, whole genome shotgun sequence.
CTCGTTTTCTTCGGTCCATATAAGCATTCCATGTTAATCGGTTAAAGGCCAAGTACAAAGAGAATATAGAAACTATTTGGCGTTTTCTGTGTCGTCTTGAGTATACCGGCACCATAGTTGTAACGAATGTATGAATTTGGATTTCGAATGCTCTATTCGAAGCTAATGAGGGCATTCTGTATAAAGCGATGCGAAGGCTGCTCTTTCCCCGGCCCTTTGTTTTTTCGGAACCATCCACGTTTTTTCATGGGGACAGACTCATTTGCTTTTTCCACTACAGCGTTTGGAGATTAAGAAACGGTTAAACGAGTTGAATCATCATGCGAGCGAATAAAACGTGCCCCGTGTGATTGCACAGCATACTATCGTCTATTTCAAGACAATCAGTATGCCTTTCAACCGCGTTTTCACGCTAGGGTGTGTCCATTCGGATACGTACCTCTCTTGACAGCCTTCACTTCGTCCTCGGGTCGACTCAATCTGTCGTCAGTTGAGGGCGGGACCGTCAGACCCCATCCGTACGGATAGCCCCATTGCATGAAGATTTGCTTAGTTTGGGGAGACCCGACGCCATGTGCTTGCTTGCCGGGCTGTCCACGTCGAGCAATGACGGAGAGAATCAAACATGAGAAAATTGCGAGAAAGAGGCGCATACTATTGGATTCGTTTGCTGATGATTTTGATCGTTTGCAGGATCCCTTGATGGGTGTCTTGTGAGAAAATTTTCGGACAGATCCGTGGAGGTGGATAACTGATTCTCTGG
It includes:
- a CDS encoding predicted protein, translated to MTKTNRTPASTYASPWIPPRESVIHLHGSVRKFSHKTPIKGSCKRSKSSANESNSMRLFLAIFSCLILSVIARRGQPGKQAHGVGSPQTKQIFMQWGYPYGWGLTVPPSTDDRLSRPEDEVKAVKRVEKANESVPMKKRGWFRKNKGPGKEQPSHRFIQNALISFE